A portion of the Pan troglodytes isolate AG18354 chromosome 10, NHGRI_mPanTro3-v2.0_pri, whole genome shotgun sequence genome contains these proteins:
- the HELB gene encoding DNA helicase B isoform X2: protein MARSSPYLRQLQGPLLPPRDLVEEDDDYLNDDVEEDEESVFIDAEELCSGGVKAGSLPGCLRGAWWRVKVQVKPVVGSRSYQYQVQGFPSYFLQSDMSPPNQKHICALFLKECEVSSDDVNKFLTWVKEVSNYKNLNFENLRETLRTFHKETGRKDQKQPTQNGQEELFPDNEMSLPLENTIPFRNVMTALQFPKIMEFLPVLLPRHFKWIIGSGSIEMLKEIEEILGTHPWKLGFSKITYREWKLLRCEASWIAFCQCESLLQLMTDLEKNALIIYSRLKQICREDGHTYVEVNDLTLTLSNHMSFHAASESLKFLKDIGVVTYEKSCVFPYDLYHAERAIAFSICDLMKKPPWHLCVDVEKVLASIHTTKPENSSDDALNESKPDEVRLENPVDVVDTQDNGDHIWTNGENEINAEISEVQLDQDQVEVPLDRDQVAALEMICSNPVTVISGKGGCGKTTIVSRLFKHIEQLEEREVKKACEDFEQDQNASEEWITFTEQSQLEAGKAIEVLLTAPTGKAAGLLRQKTGLHAYTLCQVNYSFYSWTQTMMTTNKPWKFSSVRVLVVDEGSLVSVGIFKSVLNLLCEHSKLSKLIILGDIRQLPSIEPGNLLKDLFETLKSRNCAIELKTNHRAESQLIVDNATRISRRQFPKFDAELNISDNPTLPISIQDKTFIFVRLPEEDASSQSSKTNHHSCLYSAVKTLLQENNLQNAKTSQFIAFRRQDCDLINDCCCKHYTGHLTKDHQSRLVFGIGDKICCTRNAYLSDLLPENISGSQQNNDLDASGEDFSGTLPDFAKNKRDFESNVRLCNGEIFFITNDVTDVTFGKRRSLTINNMAGLEVTVDFKKLMKYCRIKHAWARTIHTFQGSEEQTVVYVVGKAGRQHWQHVYTAVTRGRCRVYVIAEESQLRNAIMKNSFPRKTRLKHFLQSKLSSSGAPPADFPSPQKSSGDSGGPSTPSASPLPVVTDHAMTNDVTWSEASSPDERTLTFAERWQLSSPDGVDTDDDLPKSRASKRTCGVNDDESPSKIFMVGESPQVSSRLQNLRLNNLIPRQLFKPTDNQET from the exons ATGGCCAGGTCGAGTCCGTACCTGCGCCAACTTCAGGGACCTCTGCTCCCACCCAGGGATCTGGTGGAGGAGGACGACGACTACCTAAACGACGACGTGGAGGAGGATGAAGAGTCCGTGTTCATCGACGCCGAGGAGCTCTGCAGTGGGGGCGTAAAGGCTGGCAGCCTCCCCGGGTGCCTCCGCG GTGCTTGGTGGAGAGTGAAGGTACAAGTAAAGCCTGTGGTGGGATCAAGGAGCTATCAATATCAAGTTCAAGGATTTCCGTCTTACTTTTTGCAGTCTGATATGTCACCACCAAATCAAAAACATATCTGTGCTCTCTTTCTTAAAGAGTGTGAGGTCTCCAGTGATGATGTTAATAAATTTTTAACATGGGTAAAGGAGGTATCAAACTACAAAAACCTAAACTTTGAAAATCTTAGGGAAACACTAAGAACTTTCCACAAGGAAACTGGAAGGAAAGATCAAAAGCAGCCTACACAGAATGGTCAGGAAGAGTTGTTCCCAGACAATGAGATGAGTCTTCCTCTGGAAAACACAA TTCCATTTAGAAATGTAATGACAGCTTTGCAGTTTCCGAAGATAATGGAATTCCTTCCAGTTCTTCTGCCTCGACACTTTAAATGGATCATAGGGTCAGGTTCTATAGAGATGTTGAAAGAGATAGAAGAGATTTTAGGTACACATCCGTGGAAACTTGGATTTAGTAAA ataaCCTACAGAGAGTGGAAACTCCTGCGATGTGAGGCAAGTTGGATAGCATTTTGTCAGTGCGAGTCTCTTCTCCAGCTGATGACTGATTTGGAGAAGAATGCATTAATAATATATTCCAGACTGAAGCAGATATGTAGAGAAGATGGGCACACATATGTTGAAGTGAATGACTTAACTTTGACATTGTCAAATCATATGTCATTTCATGCTGCTTCAGAGTCTCTGAAGTTTTTGAAGGATATTGGTGTGGTGACATATGAGAAGTCCTGTGTCTTCCCTTATGACCTTTACCATGCTGAAAGAGCCATCGCCTTTTCAATTTGTGACCTGATGAAGAAACCTCCTTGGCATTTATGTGTCGATGTCGAAAAGGTGCTTGCCTCTATTCACACCACAAAACCTGAGAATTCAAGCGATGATGCATTGAATGAGAGCAAACCTGATGAAGTAAGATTAGAAAATCCTGTGGATGTTGTGGACACACAGGACAATGGTGACCATATTTGGACTAATggtgaaaatgaaattaatgcagaaataagTGAAGTTCAGCTGGATCAGGATCAGGTTGAAGTTCCACTGGATCGGGATCAGGTGGCTGCTTTGGAAATGATTTGCTCCAATCCTGTGACAGTCATAAGTGGGAAAGGTGGATGTGGGAAGACCACAATCGTTAGCCGTCTTTTTAAGCATATAGAGCAGTTGgaagaaagagaagtaaaaaaagCCTGTGAAGATTTTGAACAAGACCAGAATGCTTCAGAAGAATGGATTACCTTTACTGAGCAAAGTCAACTAGAGGCGGGCAAGGCTATAGAAGTTTTGCTCACAGCACCTACAGGGAAAGCAGCTGGCTTACTAAGACAGAAAACTGGTCTTCATGCCTACACACTGTGTCAG GTCAATTATAGCTTCTATTCATGGACTCAAACAATGATGACCACAAACAAACCATGGAAATTTTCTTCGGTTAGAGTTCTGGTTGTGGATGAAGGGAGTTTGGTATCTGTAGGAATCTTCAAATCGGTCTTAAATTTATTGTGTGAGCACTCCAAACTTTCTAAGCTTATTATCCTTG gtgaCATTAGACAGTTACCCAGTATTGAACCTGGTAACTTGCTGAAAGATCTTTTTGAGACTCTTAAGTCAAGAAATTGTGCTATTGAGCTAAAGACAAACCATAGAGCAGAATCTCAGCTAATTGTGGACAATGCTACAAG AATCTCAAGACGCCAATTTCCAAAATTTGATGCAGAACTAAATATCTCTGATAATCCAACATTACCCATCTCAATTCAAGataagacatttatttttgtcaGGCTCCCAGAAGAGGATGCCAGTTCTCAGTCATCTAAAACTAATCATCACTCTT GTTTATATTCTGCAGTTAAAACTTTACTACAAGAAAATAACTTACAAAATGCAAAAACATCACAATTTATTGCATTTAGAAG GCAAGACTGTGATCTAATTAATGACTGCTGCTGCAAACACTACACAGGCCACCTCACCAA AGACCATCAGAGTAGACTTGTATTTGGAATTGGTGATAAAATTTGTTGTACCAGGAATGCATACCTCTCAGACTTACTACCTGAAAATATCTCTGGAAGTCAGCAAAATAATGATCTAGATGCCAGTGGTGAAGACTTTTCTGGTACTCTTCCTGATTTTGCTAAAAATAAGCGTGACTTTGAAAGTAACGTTCGACTGTGCAATggagaaatatttttcataacaAAT GATGTAACTGATGTAACTTTTGGAAAGAGAAGATCTTTGACCATTAATAATATGGCTGGCCTGGAAGTAACTGTGGATTTTAAGAAACTAATGAAATATTGTCGCATAAAACATGCATGGGCAAGAACTATTCACACTTTTCAG GGGTCCGAGGAGCAAACAGTTGTCTATGTGGTGGGGAAGGCGGGCCGCCAGCACTGGCAGCATGTCTACACTGCCGTGACCAGGGGCCGCTGCCGAGTGTATGTGATTGCAGAGGAGTCTCAGCTCCGGaatgccattatgaaaaacagttttCCTAGAAAAACTCGTTTGAAACATTTCTTGCAAAGTAAGCTCTCCTCTAGCGGCGCACCGCCAGCAGATTTTCCATCCCCACAGAAGAGCTCTGGAGACAGTGGAGGACCCAGCACACCGTCAGCATCTCCACTCCCTGTAGTCACAGACCACGCCATGACAAATGATGTCACCTGGAGCGAGGCCTCTTCGCCTGATGAGAGGACACTCACCTTTGCTGAAAGATGGCAATTATCTTCACCTGATGGAGTAGATACAGATGATGATTTACCAAAATCGCGAGCATCCAAAAGAACCTGTGGTGTGAATGATGATGAAAGTCCAAGCAAAATTTTTATG GTGGGAGAATCTCCACAAGTGTCTTCCAGACTTCAGAAtttgagactgaataatttaatTCCCAGGCAACTTTTCAAGCCCACAGATAATCAAGAAACTTAG
- the HELB gene encoding DNA helicase B isoform X1, which yields MARSSPYLRQLQGPLLPPRDLVEEDDDYLNDDVEEDEESVFIDAEELCSGGVKAGSLPGCLRVSICDENTQETCKVFGRFPITGAWWRVKVQVKPVVGSRSYQYQVQGFPSYFLQSDMSPPNQKHICALFLKECEVSSDDVNKFLTWVKEVSNYKNLNFENLRETLRTFHKETGRKDQKQPTQNGQEELFPDNEMSLPLENTIPFRNVMTALQFPKIMEFLPVLLPRHFKWIIGSGSIEMLKEIEEILGTHPWKLGFSKITYREWKLLRCEASWIAFCQCESLLQLMTDLEKNALIIYSRLKQICREDGHTYVEVNDLTLTLSNHMSFHAASESLKFLKDIGVVTYEKSCVFPYDLYHAERAIAFSICDLMKKPPWHLCVDVEKVLASIHTTKPENSSDDALNESKPDEVRLENPVDVVDTQDNGDHIWTNGENEINAEISEVQLDQDQVEVPLDRDQVAALEMICSNPVTVISGKGGCGKTTIVSRLFKHIEQLEEREVKKACEDFEQDQNASEEWITFTEQSQLEAGKAIEVLLTAPTGKAAGLLRQKTGLHAYTLCQVNYSFYSWTQTMMTTNKPWKFSSVRVLVVDEGSLVSVGIFKSVLNLLCEHSKLSKLIILGDIRQLPSIEPGNLLKDLFETLKSRNCAIELKTNHRAESQLIVDNATRISRRQFPKFDAELNISDNPTLPISIQDKTFIFVRLPEEDASSQSSKTNHHSCLYSAVKTLLQENNLQNAKTSQFIAFRRQDCDLINDCCCKHYTGHLTKDHQSRLVFGIGDKICCTRNAYLSDLLPENISGSQQNNDLDASGEDFSGTLPDFAKNKRDFESNVRLCNGEIFFITNDVTDVTFGKRRSLTINNMAGLEVTVDFKKLMKYCRIKHAWARTIHTFQGSEEQTVVYVVGKAGRQHWQHVYTAVTRGRCRVYVIAEESQLRNAIMKNSFPRKTRLKHFLQSKLSSSGAPPADFPSPQKSSGDSGGPSTPSASPLPVVTDHAMTNDVTWSEASSPDERTLTFAERWQLSSPDGVDTDDDLPKSRASKRTCGVNDDESPSKIFMVGESPQVSSRLQNLRLNNLIPRQLFKPTDNQET from the exons ATGGCCAGGTCGAGTCCGTACCTGCGCCAACTTCAGGGACCTCTGCTCCCACCCAGGGATCTGGTGGAGGAGGACGACGACTACCTAAACGACGACGTGGAGGAGGATGAAGAGTCCGTGTTCATCGACGCCGAGGAGCTCTGCAGTGGGGGCGTAAAGGCTGGCAGCCTCCCCGGGTGCCTCCGCG tttcaatttGTGATGAAAACACGCAAGAGACATGTAAAGTGTTTGGACGTTTTCCGATAACAGGTGCTTGGTGGAGAGTGAAGGTACAAGTAAAGCCTGTGGTGGGATCAAGGAGCTATCAATATCAAGTTCAAGGATTTCCGTCTTACTTTTTGCAGTCTGATATGTCACCACCAAATCAAAAACATATCTGTGCTCTCTTTCTTAAAGAGTGTGAGGTCTCCAGTGATGATGTTAATAAATTTTTAACATGGGTAAAGGAGGTATCAAACTACAAAAACCTAAACTTTGAAAATCTTAGGGAAACACTAAGAACTTTCCACAAGGAAACTGGAAGGAAAGATCAAAAGCAGCCTACACAGAATGGTCAGGAAGAGTTGTTCCCAGACAATGAGATGAGTCTTCCTCTGGAAAACACAA TTCCATTTAGAAATGTAATGACAGCTTTGCAGTTTCCGAAGATAATGGAATTCCTTCCAGTTCTTCTGCCTCGACACTTTAAATGGATCATAGGGTCAGGTTCTATAGAGATGTTGAAAGAGATAGAAGAGATTTTAGGTACACATCCGTGGAAACTTGGATTTAGTAAA ataaCCTACAGAGAGTGGAAACTCCTGCGATGTGAGGCAAGTTGGATAGCATTTTGTCAGTGCGAGTCTCTTCTCCAGCTGATGACTGATTTGGAGAAGAATGCATTAATAATATATTCCAGACTGAAGCAGATATGTAGAGAAGATGGGCACACATATGTTGAAGTGAATGACTTAACTTTGACATTGTCAAATCATATGTCATTTCATGCTGCTTCAGAGTCTCTGAAGTTTTTGAAGGATATTGGTGTGGTGACATATGAGAAGTCCTGTGTCTTCCCTTATGACCTTTACCATGCTGAAAGAGCCATCGCCTTTTCAATTTGTGACCTGATGAAGAAACCTCCTTGGCATTTATGTGTCGATGTCGAAAAGGTGCTTGCCTCTATTCACACCACAAAACCTGAGAATTCAAGCGATGATGCATTGAATGAGAGCAAACCTGATGAAGTAAGATTAGAAAATCCTGTGGATGTTGTGGACACACAGGACAATGGTGACCATATTTGGACTAATggtgaaaatgaaattaatgcagaaataagTGAAGTTCAGCTGGATCAGGATCAGGTTGAAGTTCCACTGGATCGGGATCAGGTGGCTGCTTTGGAAATGATTTGCTCCAATCCTGTGACAGTCATAAGTGGGAAAGGTGGATGTGGGAAGACCACAATCGTTAGCCGTCTTTTTAAGCATATAGAGCAGTTGgaagaaagagaagtaaaaaaagCCTGTGAAGATTTTGAACAAGACCAGAATGCTTCAGAAGAATGGATTACCTTTACTGAGCAAAGTCAACTAGAGGCGGGCAAGGCTATAGAAGTTTTGCTCACAGCACCTACAGGGAAAGCAGCTGGCTTACTAAGACAGAAAACTGGTCTTCATGCCTACACACTGTGTCAG GTCAATTATAGCTTCTATTCATGGACTCAAACAATGATGACCACAAACAAACCATGGAAATTTTCTTCGGTTAGAGTTCTGGTTGTGGATGAAGGGAGTTTGGTATCTGTAGGAATCTTCAAATCGGTCTTAAATTTATTGTGTGAGCACTCCAAACTTTCTAAGCTTATTATCCTTG gtgaCATTAGACAGTTACCCAGTATTGAACCTGGTAACTTGCTGAAAGATCTTTTTGAGACTCTTAAGTCAAGAAATTGTGCTATTGAGCTAAAGACAAACCATAGAGCAGAATCTCAGCTAATTGTGGACAATGCTACAAG AATCTCAAGACGCCAATTTCCAAAATTTGATGCAGAACTAAATATCTCTGATAATCCAACATTACCCATCTCAATTCAAGataagacatttatttttgtcaGGCTCCCAGAAGAGGATGCCAGTTCTCAGTCATCTAAAACTAATCATCACTCTT GTTTATATTCTGCAGTTAAAACTTTACTACAAGAAAATAACTTACAAAATGCAAAAACATCACAATTTATTGCATTTAGAAG GCAAGACTGTGATCTAATTAATGACTGCTGCTGCAAACACTACACAGGCCACCTCACCAA AGACCATCAGAGTAGACTTGTATTTGGAATTGGTGATAAAATTTGTTGTACCAGGAATGCATACCTCTCAGACTTACTACCTGAAAATATCTCTGGAAGTCAGCAAAATAATGATCTAGATGCCAGTGGTGAAGACTTTTCTGGTACTCTTCCTGATTTTGCTAAAAATAAGCGTGACTTTGAAAGTAACGTTCGACTGTGCAATggagaaatatttttcataacaAAT GATGTAACTGATGTAACTTTTGGAAAGAGAAGATCTTTGACCATTAATAATATGGCTGGCCTGGAAGTAACTGTGGATTTTAAGAAACTAATGAAATATTGTCGCATAAAACATGCATGGGCAAGAACTATTCACACTTTTCAG GGGTCCGAGGAGCAAACAGTTGTCTATGTGGTGGGGAAGGCGGGCCGCCAGCACTGGCAGCATGTCTACACTGCCGTGACCAGGGGCCGCTGCCGAGTGTATGTGATTGCAGAGGAGTCTCAGCTCCGGaatgccattatgaaaaacagttttCCTAGAAAAACTCGTTTGAAACATTTCTTGCAAAGTAAGCTCTCCTCTAGCGGCGCACCGCCAGCAGATTTTCCATCCCCACAGAAGAGCTCTGGAGACAGTGGAGGACCCAGCACACCGTCAGCATCTCCACTCCCTGTAGTCACAGACCACGCCATGACAAATGATGTCACCTGGAGCGAGGCCTCTTCGCCTGATGAGAGGACACTCACCTTTGCTGAAAGATGGCAATTATCTTCACCTGATGGAGTAGATACAGATGATGATTTACCAAAATCGCGAGCATCCAAAAGAACCTGTGGTGTGAATGATGATGAAAGTCCAAGCAAAATTTTTATG GTGGGAGAATCTCCACAAGTGTCTTCCAGACTTCAGAAtttgagactgaataatttaatTCCCAGGCAACTTTTCAAGCCCACAGATAATCAAGAAACTTAG